In Myxococcales bacterium, the genomic window GGAAGGCGAGCTGGCGGCTCGCCGGCTACCAGCGATAGTGGCTGAAAGCCTTGTTGGCCTCGGCCATCTTGTGCGTGTCCTCACGCTTTTTGACGGCGTTGCCGCGGTTGTTGAAAGCGTCGATCAACTCGCCCGCCAACTTTTCAACCATGGTTTTCTCGCCACGGCTCCGGGAGTAGCTGATGATCCAGCGCATCGCCAGGGCGGTCCGCCGATCGGCCCGCACCTCGGTGGGCACCTGATAGGTGCTGCCGCCGACGCGCCGGCTGCGCACTTCCACCATGGGCTTGACGTTGTCCATGGCCTTTTTAAAAACCTTCAGCGGATCTTCCTTGATCCGTTTTTCGATCGTGTCCATCGCGCCGTAGAAAATCCGTTCCGCCGTGCTCTTCTTGCCGCGGCCCATGACGGCGTTGATGAACTTGGCGACCTGCTTGTCGCCGAAACGCGGATCGGGTAACGGTTCCCGTTTAGTGATTTCACGCTTGCGCGGCATGGTTCGTCCTCTCTTTAGCTGGGCCGTTTGGTGCCGTACTTGCTGCGGCTCTTTTTACGGCCGTCCACACCCGTCGCATCCAGCTTGCCGCGGATGATGTGATAGCGCACACCAGGCAAGTCCTTGACGCGGCCGCCGCGGATCAACACAACGTTGTGTTCCTGCAGGGCATGGCCTTCACCAGGGATGTACGAGGTCACTTCGATGCCATTGACCAGGCGAACACGCGCGACTTTCCGCAAGGCCGAATTCGGCTTTTTGGGAGTCGTGGTATATACGCGCGTGCAAACGCCGCGCTTTTGCGGATTGCTGCGCAGCGCCGGAGCGCTGGTCTTCCACCGCTTGCTTTCCCGTCCATTACGGATCAACTGGTTGATCGTCGGCATTGTTTCTATCCAACTCTCACTGCTTAAGACGTTAATACGTTCTTCTCTTTTGCTCTTCACAAAATGAGGGCGCAAAAGATACAGATTTTACCTGTTGTTGTCAAGCGCCTTTTTTCGGTCTGCTTAAATGTCTTCCGATTCCTCTTCGTCCTCGGATTTTTCGCCCTCGCCTTCTTCCTCGTCGAGGTCGCCCTCTCCGTCCAGTTCCTCATCGAAATCGAAATCCTCGAAGGGCTCGGCATCGAAGGCTTCGTAGCTTTCGATGATCGGTTGGTCGGGCATTTCGACGTCGATTTCCAGTTCCTGATAGGTCGGGATGCCGGTACCGGCCGGAATCAAACGACCCATAATCACGTTTTCTTTCAAGCCTTTAAGCAGATCGGTCCGTCCGGCGATCGACGCTTCGGTCAGGACTTTCGTCGTTTCCTGGAAGCTGGCCGCCGAGATGAACGATTCGGTCGACAGGCTGGCCTTGGTGATACCCAGTAACATCGGCTCGCCGATGGCCGGCCGGCCGCCCTGCGCCATGACGGTCTGGTTCTCGTCTTGAAAACGCCACTTTTCGACCTGTTCGCCGATCAGGAAGTTGGTGTCGCCGACGTTGACGATCCGCACGCGGCGGAGCATCTGGCGGACGATCACCTCGATGTGCTTGTCGTTGATTTTAACGCCTTGCAACCGGTAGACTTCCTGGATTTCGTCGACCAGGTAACGGGCCAGTTCCTTTTCGCCCAGGACGTTGAGGATGTCGTGCGGGTTGGCCGCGCCGTCCATCAACGGCTCGCCGGCGCGAACGTAATCACCCTCGTGGACGCTGATGTGCTTCCCTTTGGGGATGAAGTAGTCGCGCGAATCGCCGATATCCGGCGTGACGACGATGTGCCGCTTGCCCTTTTGATCGTCGCCGTAACTGACGCGGCCGTCGATCTCGGAAATTTCAGCCATTTCCTTGGGTTTGCGGGCTTCGAACAACTCGGCGACGCGCGGCAGACCGCCGGTGATGTCCTTGGTTTTGGTCGTGGCGCGCGGGATTTTGGCCAGCACGTCGCCGGCGTGGACCGTGTCGCCTTCTTTGATCATGATGATGGCGCCGACCGGCAGCATGTACCGGGCATCGCGGGTTGTATTCGGGATTTTCAGGGTTTGCGCGGGCTGATTCGGATTCTTGATCGAAATACGAGGCCGCGAGGACGGGTCCTTGGGCTCGATAATGACCTTCTGACTGAGGCCGGTCAGCTCGTCGACCTGTTCGTTCATCGTTTCGTTCTGCGCGATATCGCCGAATTTCACGATACCGGAAACGTCGGTCAGAATCGGCGTGGTGAACGGGTCCCACTTGGCCACCACCTGGCCCGGCTTCACCCGTTCGCCTTCTTTCGCCAGCAGTTCGGCGCCGTACACGAGGTTGTACCGCTCGCGCTCGCGGCCCGAATCGTCCTTGACCACCGCCATGCCGTTCCGGTTGGTGATGATCGCGTGACCGGCGCGGCCGAAAACCGTGCTCACGTCCAAGTAGTGCAACGTACCTTCGGTGCGCGCTTCCAACGAGGATTGCTCGACTTTTCGCGACGCCGTACCGCCGATGTGGAAGGTACGCATCGTCAGCTGGGTGCCCGGTTCGCCGATCGACTGCGCCGCGATGACGCCGACCGCCTCACCGAGGTTGACCAGCTTGCCGCGGGCCAGATCGCGGCCGTAGCAAAGGACGCAGATGCCGCGGCGGGCCTGGCAGGTGAGCACCGAGCGGATCAACACGCGCTCGATGCCGGCGTTTTCGATCCGTTTCACGGCGTCTTCGTCGATTTCGGCGTTGCGGGCCACGAGGACCGTATTGTCCACCGGGTCGACGATGTCTTCCAACGCGACGCGGCCCAGGACGCGGTCACCGACGCGTTCGATGACTTCGCCGCCTTCCACCAGGGAGTTCACGTAAATGCCGTCCAGGGTGCCGCAATCGTGCAAGGTGACGATCGAGTCCTGGGCGACATCGACGAGGCGGCGGGTCAGGTAGCCGGAGTTCGCGGTTTTCAACGCGGTGTCGGCCAGACCTTTGCGGGCGCCGTGCGTACTGATGAAGTACTGCAACACCGTCAACCCTTCGCGGAAGTTGTTGACGATGGGGGTTTCGATGATTTCGCCGGAGGGTTTGGCCATCAAACCGCGCATGCCGGCCAATTGGCGGATCTGGGCGGTCGAACCACGGGCGCCGGAATCGGCCATCATGAAGATCGGATTGAAGCTGGGCGCCTTGATCTTGCCCTTGGCCAGGGTGAATTCCTGGGTGCCCATTTCCTTCATCATTTCTTTTTCGATGACTTCCGTCGCGTCCGCCCAAATGTCGACCACGCGGTTGTAACGCTCGCCGTCGGTGATCAAACCTTCGCGGCGGTACTCGAGGATTTCCTCGACCTGCTGCTGGCTCTTTTCGAGGACTTCCTGCTTCTTGGTCGGAATCAGCATGTCGTCCAGGCAGATCGAGGCGCCGCTCTGCGTGGCCATCTGGAAGCCCAGCGTCCGCACCTTGTCGGCGAGCAGAACGGTGCTCTTGTCGCCGGTCAGGCGGTAGCAGGCATCGATCAGGTTGGCCATTTCCTTTTTGCCCATGATGCGGTTGATCGAGGCGAAGCGCATCTCACTGGGGACGCTGTTGTACAGCATGACGCGGCCGACGGTGGTGTTTTCCACCTTGCCCTCGATCCGGCAGCGGATCCGGGCGTGCAGTTCGACGGCGCCTTCCGAGTAGGCCTTCTCGACCTCGTCGGAGGTCGCGAAAATCTTGCCCTCGCCCTTGGCACCGGGTTTTTCGCGGGTCATGTAATAGATGCCCAGAACCATGTCCTGGCTGGGGACGATGATCGGTTTGCCGTGGGCCGGGGAAAGGATGTTGTTGGTGCTCATCATCAGCACGCGGCTTTCCACCTGGGCCTCGACCGACAACGGCACGTGCACGGCCATCTGGTCGCCGTCGAAGTCGGCGTTGTAGGCGGTGCAGACCAGGGGGTGAAGCTGAATCGCCTTGCCTTCGATCAGCACCGGCTCGAAGGCCTGGATGCCGAGGCGGTGCAAGGTCGGCGCGCGGTTGAGCAGCACCGGGTGTTCCTTGATGACCTCGTCGAGGATGTCCCACACTTCCGGGACTTCCCGGTCGACCATCTTCTTGGCCAGCTTCAGCGTCTGGGCCAGGCCCCGCTTTTCCAGCTTTTCGTAGATGAACGGCTTGAACAGCTCGAGGGCCATTTTCTTGGGCAGGCCGCATTGATGCAGGCGCAGTTCCGGGCCGACGACGATGACGCTGCGGCCGGAGTAGTCGACGCGCTTGCCCAGCAGGTTTTGACGGAAGCGGCCCTGCTTGCCCTTGAGCATGTCGGAGAGGCTCTTCAGGGGGCGTTTGTTCGGACCGGTGATCACCCGGCCGCGGCGGCCGTTGTCGAACAGCGCGTCCACCGCTTCCTGAAGCATCCGTTTTTCGTTCTTGATGATGATTTCCGGCGCCATCAACTCCATGAGCCGCTTCAGGCGGTTGTTGCGGTTGATCACGCGGCGGTACAGGTCGTTCAGGTCGGAAATCGCGAACCGGCCGCCTTCCAGCGGCACGAGGGGACGCAATTCGGGCGGAATGACGGGGATGACGTCGAGGATCATCCATTCGGGCCGGTTGCCGCTGTCGCGGAAGGCCTCGACCACGCGCAAGCGTTTGGAGATCTTTTTGCGCTTGGCCTCGCTGTTGGCGTTTTTCATCTCGTCCCGGAGTTGGCTGCCCAATTCCTCGAGGTTGATCGCCGACAGCATTTTCTTGATCGTCTCGGCGCCCATGCCGGCTTCGAACCGCGGGTCGCCGTCTTCCTTGATTTTCCAGTATTGGTCCTCGGAGACCAGGTCGCCGCGCTTGAACTTGGTGTCGCCGGGATCGGTGACGACGTATTGCTCGAAATAGAGGATTTTTTCGAGTTGTTTGTAGGACATGTCGAGCAGCGCGCCGATGCGGCTGGGCAGGCTCTTGAGGAACCAGATGTGCGCGACCGGCGTCGCCAGGGTGATGTGGCCCATGCGTTCGCGGCGGACCTTGGAGTGAATGACTTCCACGCCGCACTTTTCGCAGACGATGCCGCGATGTTTCATGCGCTTGTACTTGCCGCACAAGCATTCGAAGTCTTTGACCGGTCCGAAGATCCGGCAGCAGAACAAGCCGTCGCGTTCCGGTTTGAACGTGCGGTAATTGATGGTTTCCGGCTTTTTCACCTCGCCGTAGGACCATTCGCGGATTTTCTCCGGACTGGCCAGGGCGATGCGCATCGCCTTGAAGCTCAAAGGATTCTTTGGCTTTTCAAACAGGCTGTAAAAGTCTTTCAAAGCCCAACCTCCTTCGCGTTACGCGATTGGCGGTTCGTTCAGCAACCTACTTCTTGTTTTCCGATCCCGGGATGCTCGTCGACCCAAAGGAACCGGCGCCGACTTCGGCGTCGAAGATCGGCTTGGTAAAGAGCGACTCGGCCTCGGCCCGCGCCTTCGCCGCCTCGTCCAATTCCACTTCCGGTTCTTTGTGCGCCTCGACCAGATCGACATCCAGGCTCAGGCTCTGCAATTCCTTGATGAGCACGTTGAAGCTCTCGGGCAGACCCGGCTCCAGTTCGCACTCGCCTTTGATGATCGATTCGTACATCCGCGTCCGGCCGGCCACGTCGTCGCTCTTCACCGTCAGGAATTCCTGCAGGCTGAACGCGGCGCCGTAGGCTTCCATCGCCCACACTTCCATTTCGCCGAGTCGTTGACCGCCGAATTGCGCCTTGCCGCCCAACGGTTGCTGGGTGACCAGGCTGTAGGGTCCGATCGACCGGGCGTGGATCTTGTCGTCGACCAGGTGATGCAGCTTGAGCATGTACATCACGCCGACCGTGACGTCGGTATCGAACGGCATGCCGGTCCGGCCGTCGAACAAGGTCGTCTGACCGCTGCTCGGCAATTCGGTGAGGGTGAAAGCCCGCTTGATTTCCGCTTCGGGCGCGCCGTCGAAAACCGGCGAGGCCATGTAAACGCCGCCGTGCCAGGTCCGGCAAAATTCGGAAATTTCCTCGTCGCTGGCGTCGCTGATCAGCTTGGCCAACCGCTGATTGCGCTCGTTCTTGAGGTCGACGATGTTCATCAAATGCTTACGCAGCTTGGCCGGCGAGAAATTCTGCGCGATGAAGTCCTCGATCTGCCGGCCCAGGTGGTAAGCGGCCCAACCCAGGTGCGTTTCGAGAATTTGGCCGACGTTCATACGGCTGGGAACGCCCAGGGGATTGAGCACCATTTCGACCGGACGGCCGTCCGGCAGATACGGCATGTCTTCCTCGGGCAGGATGCGCGACAGCACGCCTTTGTTGCCGTGGCGGCCGGCCATCTTGTCGCCGACGCTGAGCTTGCGCTTGATGGCCACGTAGACCTTGACCATCTTGATGACGCCGGGGGCCATTTCGTCGGTCCGCTTCAGGCGCTCGATCTTGTTTTCGAACAACGTTTTAACCATTTCGATCTGGCGCGTGACGTTCGTCACCAGGTCGCGAACCCGTTGTTCGAGCTTCGCGTCGGCCAGCGAAAGGTCGACGATCTTTTCGAAGTCGATCGCTTCGAGGAATTCCTCGGTGATCTTCGCGCCCTTCTTGATCAGGACTTCGTTTTCATCCTCGTCGAGCAGCGCGGCGGTGGCCATCTTGCCGCTCAGCATTTCCTTGAGGGTTTTCAAGGCGCTTTCGGCGATGATGCGGATTTCCGTTTCCTGGTCGGTGAGGATCTTGGCGATGTCCTCGTCCTCGATGCGCTGCGCACGGAGGTCTTTTTCAACGCCCTTGCGCGAGAAGACCTTGGCGTCGATGACCGTGCCGACCACGCCCGGCGGCACCGTAAGGCTGGTGTCGCGCACGTCGCCGGCTTTTTCGCCGAAGATGGCGCGCAGCAGCTTTTCCTCGGGGGAAAGCTGGGTTTCGCCCTTGGGGGTGATTTTGCCGACCAGAATGTCGCCGGGTTTTACTTCCGCGCCGATGCGGATGATGCCGGATTCGTCGAGGTTCCGCAGCGCCTCTTCCGAGACGTTGGGAATGTCGCGCGTGATTTCCTCTTTACCCAGTTTGG contains:
- the rpsG gene encoding 30S ribosomal protein S7 codes for the protein MPRKREITKREPLPDPRFGDKQVAKFINAVMGRGKKSTAERIFYGAMDTIEKRIKEDPLKVFKKAMDNVKPMVEVRSRRVGGSTYQVPTEVRADRRTALAMRWIISYSRSRGEKTMVEKLAGELIDAFNNRGNAVKKREDTHKMAEANKAFSHYRW
- a CDS encoding 30S ribosomal protein S12, encoding MPTINQLIRNGRESKRWKTSAPALRSNPQKRGVCTRVYTTTPKKPNSALRKVARVRLVNGIEVTSYIPGEGHALQEHNVVLIRGGRVKDLPGVRYHIIRGKLDATGVDGRKKSRSKYGTKRPS
- the rpoC gene encoding DNA-directed RNA polymerase subunit beta'; its protein translation is MKDFYSLFEKPKNPLSFKAMRIALASPEKIREWSYGEVKKPETINYRTFKPERDGLFCCRIFGPVKDFECLCGKYKRMKHRGIVCEKCGVEVIHSKVRRERMGHITLATPVAHIWFLKSLPSRIGALLDMSYKQLEKILYFEQYVVTDPGDTKFKRGDLVSEDQYWKIKEDGDPRFEAGMGAETIKKMLSAINLEELGSQLRDEMKNANSEAKRKKISKRLRVVEAFRDSGNRPEWMILDVIPVIPPELRPLVPLEGGRFAISDLNDLYRRVINRNNRLKRLMELMAPEIIIKNEKRMLQEAVDALFDNGRRGRVITGPNKRPLKSLSDMLKGKQGRFRQNLLGKRVDYSGRSVIVVGPELRLHQCGLPKKMALELFKPFIYEKLEKRGLAQTLKLAKKMVDREVPEVWDILDEVIKEHPVLLNRAPTLHRLGIQAFEPVLIEGKAIQLHPLVCTAYNADFDGDQMAVHVPLSVEAQVESRVLMMSTNNILSPAHGKPIIVPSQDMVLGIYYMTREKPGAKGEGKIFATSDEVEKAYSEGAVELHARIRCRIEGKVENTTVGRVMLYNSVPSEMRFASINRIMGKKEMANLIDACYRLTGDKSTVLLADKVRTLGFQMATQSGASICLDDMLIPTKKQEVLEKSQQQVEEILEYRREGLITDGERYNRVVDIWADATEVIEKEMMKEMGTQEFTLAKGKIKAPSFNPIFMMADSGARGSTAQIRQLAGMRGLMAKPSGEIIETPIVNNFREGLTVLQYFISTHGARKGLADTALKTANSGYLTRRLVDVAQDSIVTLHDCGTLDGIYVNSLVEGGEVIERVGDRVLGRVALEDIVDPVDNTVLVARNAEIDEDAVKRIENAGIERVLIRSVLTCQARRGICVLCYGRDLARGKLVNLGEAVGVIAAQSIGEPGTQLTMRTFHIGGTASRKVEQSSLEARTEGTLHYLDVSTVFGRAGHAIITNRNGMAVVKDDSGRERERYNLVYGAELLAKEGERVKPGQVVAKWDPFTTPILTDVSGIVKFGDIAQNETMNEQVDELTGLSQKVIIEPKDPSSRPRISIKNPNQPAQTLKIPNTTRDARYMLPVGAIIMIKEGDTVHAGDVLAKIPRATTKTKDITGGLPRVAELFEARKPKEMAEISEIDGRVSYGDDQKGKRHIVVTPDIGDSRDYFIPKGKHISVHEGDYVRAGEPLMDGAANPHDILNVLGEKELARYLVDEIQEVYRLQGVKINDKHIEVIVRQMLRRVRIVNVGDTNFLIGEQVEKWRFQDENQTVMAQGGRPAIGEPMLLGITKASLSTESFISAASFQETTKVLTEASIAGRTDLLKGLKENVIMGRLIPAGTGIPTYQELEIDVEMPDQPIIESYEAFDAEPFEDFDFDEELDGEGDLDEEEGEGEKSEDEEESEDI